In Yamadazyma tenuis chromosome 7, complete sequence, the sequence AGTTGAGTCCACgcttgattttgaagcaGATGCCTTCAATTGCGCAGCTTCTAGACAATAGTAATCAGACTTTGAGGTGTTCTGTGGTCGAATCTTGTGGGAACATTGTGGTAGATATAATAAAATCAACCGAAACTTCCCAAAGCCTGACAGAACAAGAATCGGCCCACCGGAATGAAAATGGTACTCACCAAACAGAAAGCTTGATTGACTTATTACAAGAGCGTCTTTTGGACCAGAATCCGTACGTGAGAACGAAGGCCATTCAAGCATTAAACAAGATTTGCAGTCTTCCGGTGAAGTTCACCAGGCGAAGACAAATAATCATGGCTCTTACTGTTCGATCACTTGAAGACCGTAGTACTTTGGTAAGAAGAAATGCTGTTAAGTTAATGTCCAAATTAGTTCTTAACCATCCATTCGCATCTATTCATGGAACACAGTTGTCTTTGTCAAAATGGCAGAAGCGTTGTGATGAGGCAAACGAAGCATTGAAACAATATCTCCCTCTTATCCCTGAACCAGAAAAGGATAATGAAGATCGTGAAGAGCCAGACAATAACTCCAAGGATGATGATATGGAGATTGACAATAACGAAGATAGTGACAGTCAAGACTCAGATGCTCGAGAACAACTTAATACCTCCATGAGAGAACAAGAAGGGAACTTACCAAATGCAGAAATTCTAGTTAAGACCAAACTTACTGCTCAATACTATGAAGATGCAGTAGACTTTATCACTGTTGTACATAAAGGAACGGAGCTAGTATCCAACTTACTTTTCTCCAAAAATAGAAATGAAGTGCTAGAGTCTAtggactttttggtgttAGCAGATGCATTTGGAATAGATAATGCCAGTTATGGAATCAAAAGAATGCTTCATTTAGTGTGGATGAAGGGTTCTTCTGATGAAGGGAAGTCAATCGCCTCGCACTTGATAGACTGCTACAAAGAGCTCTTCTTGACAGTCCCTGATAACATTTCTTCTACTCAGAAAGGATCATTGGTTGCCAAAAATTTAATCGGTATCACGCTAACATCAACGCTAGCTGATTTAGCATCATTCGAAAAATTGCTTTGCAATATGTATTTCGAAAAGTTAATTAGTGATGAAGTGATTTCGATTCTTTGGCAAATTTACGGCCATAAAACCGATGATTTGTCCGAAGAACACTTGGAGTCATCTCATTCTCAAAGGCGTGGGGCCATTATTGTTTTGGGTATGCTCGCCCTTGCTGACTACCAAGTGGTATTACGGGGActtgaccttcttcttAATATTGGTTTGAATGTTGAAGGTTATGAAGATCTGGAGTTGTACAAGTATAGTTGCATCGCCTTGCAGAGAATAGTGCCAACTCTTTCTAAAAGTAAGGATACAACATTCTATAAGGTTGagagagaagaagagattattgaaaaactcgGCAATGTATTGACTACCGAGTATGAAGATCCATCTTGGTATTCAGTCGCTGAACAAGCGATTTCTAGCATATTCAGGATTTCAAACTCTCCGGATACTGTGTGTACCGAGATAATCAACAGGAGATCGGTTAGCCTTTTTGCTAATGGGAACCCGTCCACACAAGTTCATTCATTAGCTCAATTACTTTTCATTGTTGGACATGTTGCTATAAAAACTATTGTGTATCTTGAAAAGCTAGAgacattcttcaagaaaaagaagcaAGATAAAGAGGTGAAGGGCTCGAAGGCcgacaatgatgatgacaacGAAGAGAACGAATTGGAAATGATTGGTGGTACtactgaagatgattttgcTGACGCAGTTATATACATCAAGGAGAAAGAGATATTGTATGGGGAAACCTCATTGTTGGCTAGATTTGCCCCTATAGTGAAAGAAATCTGCTCCAATAACAAGTCCTATGATAGCacaattcttcaaagatcTGCGTCTTTGTGTATGGTAAAACTAATGTGTATTTCATCCAAGTTTTGTGAGGAAAGTCTTCCATTGTTGATTACCATAATGGAGAGGTCACCCGACCCAATTGTAAGGTCCAACTGTGTTTTGGGACTAGGGGACATGGCGGTTTGTTTCAAtaatcttgttgatgaaaacaCAGACTTCTTGTACCGTCGTCTTACCGATGAGAATATCATGGTACAAAGAACATGTTTAATGACAGTAACATTTTTGATTTTAGCAGGTCAAGTCAAGGTCAAAGGCCAACTTTCATCAATGGCTAAATGCTTGGAGAATGAAGATCAGGGGATTAGTGATATGTGCCGGTTATTCTTTACTGAGTTAGCTACGAAAGATAATGCTATCTACAATGGATTCATTGATATCTTTAGTGGTCTTTCCAATGATGCTACTCTTGAAAAGGAGTCGATGAAGAGAATCGTCAAGTTCCTTGTCAGTTTTattgaaaaggaaaagCACCAAAAACAGTTGTCtgagaagttgttggtgagaTTGAACAAAACCCAATCGGCTGATCAATGGAACGACGTTGCATTTGTGCTACTGTCAATTCCATACAAAAATGAGAGTATTACCAAGGCACTAGAAGATGgcttcaaacttgttgaagcagGTGGTAGGTAAATGTTAAATATCATAATATAAAATAGAACGAGTGCACGACCCATCATGGTTATAGATAATGAGTGCGGATCCATCAAATAAGTTGTCTTTGACATTGCTAATAAGGATGGGAATTCATTGGATTCAAGAATCGATTCTTTATGTCCTGGAGGCCAGTGGTATAgatttggccaattttAAAATATTATTATGCACGTTACTATCGTTCCCCTTCAGTGGAATCTACAAACGTTTACCTGATCATAGGTACACCATGAAAAACATTTATATTGTTCTGGTATCATCATTTTATGTGTTTTTCATCTTGGAGTTATATCTGGGGTTAGCTTCGTTGATGGGGGCTTCTCTAGGTACTTACTTCATCACCAGATATCTCCGGACAGACTCAATGCCTTGGGTTAACTTTGTGTTTTTAATGTTGTACTTAAGTTACCATCACATTCGGGAGCAGTTCTTCCTGGTTTATGATCCCcatgttgttgatatcacTGGAGCTCTCATGGTGATGGTAATGAAATTGTCATCTTTTGGTTGGAGCGTTCACGATGGAAGAAATTCAAAAGACTTACTTACCTCCTACACTAAGTCAAGAATTATCAAGAAACACCCTAATTTATTACCATATTTGGGGTATGCGTTCTTTTATGCGTCCTTGTTGACAGGACCTGCCTTTGACTACGCTGACTATGACAGGTTCATTCATAATACATTGTTTGAAGACGTACCTGAATCAAGAAGACCGGGtaagagaaagagaagaatcCCACGAAGTGGAAGAGCAGCCTTGAAAAAAACTCTTCAGGGATTCTTTTGGGCATTTTTGTTCACACAGGCCCCCAAGTTCGTTACGCTTGAATACGTGTTTCAGCCCGAGTTTGTACAGCAACATGGATTTATCTACAGAATATTTTACCTTTGGGTGTTGTACGTTTCTTACAGATTGAAGTACTATACAATCTGGCTCATCGCCGAAGGGGCGTGTATTCTTTGTGGGATTGGTTACAATGGATATGATAGTCAAACAGATAGCTTTAAATGGGATAGAGTGCAAAACATTGATCCTTGGGCTTTTGAAACTGGTCAAAACGTCCACACTTGCTTGGAGGCCTGGAACAtgaacacaaacaaatGGTTGAAGCACTTTATTTACATGAGGCTCGCCAAGAAGGGCAAGAAACCCGGATTTAAGAGTACTTTGGCTacttttgcaaccagtGCGTTTTGGCATGGAACCAGACCCGGTTACTATATGACTTTTATTATGGGAGCGTTCCTTCAAACAGTGGGAAAGATATTCCGCCGGAACTTCAGACCGATTTTTGTTGATAAGGATGGCAACAAATCCAAAGCTAAACCTTTGTACGATGTCACATGTTACTTTGTCACTCAGCTTGCCTTTTCATTTGTTACTCAACCATTTGCTATACTCGAGTTCTCCAAGTCGTGGCACTGTTGGTCAACTGTTAATTATTATGTGATCATTGGAACTGCCTTAACATTCTTGGTATTTAGAGGTCCTTGGAGTCATCAAGTGACTAAATTCCTTTCCAAGTACCATATGAGTGCACCAAAGCCTATTCACAGAGACTCTCAATTCAACAAAACAGAATCCGAAAAGGTTGCCAGAGCATTGAATTCCTACATTTCAAGGGACAGAGACCTTGTGGATTCACCTACCTTGGGTGTTCCTTCGTTGGACTATCTCGAGagttttgaaggaaaagatATCGATGAggaattgaaagaattggtAGAGACATGGTATAAATTCAAAGAGACCAAGGGTGATTTGGGATTGAAAGTCGCCTATAACAACTTTGTGGCCGAGATCCAAAGAATTGTGTCAGATACAAGAGCACAAGCATCAGAAGTTATTGACTCAAAAAAACAGCAATAATTTAATGTATATATGCCTATGTCATAGTTGTGTGCGCACCCCATAGTTTGAAAGTATAAATTTGAAGCAATCACTGATATTTTTTCGCAGTAGCTGAAATATCATACGGCTCATAGGCATATATCATGTTGAAGAGATTAGTACCTACAACCACCCGTTTCGTGCGGTGGAACTCGACCGCCATCAAACCCAAGACGGGGGTGGTCTTCATGAATATGGGGGGACCTTCCACCGTGAAGGAGACCCATCAGTTTTTGTTCAGACTTTTCTCTGATGCAGATTTGATTCCGTTAGGTCCTTTCCAAAATATTGCTGCTAAATTCATTGCAAGACGGAGAACACCAACCATCGAGAAGCACTATGAGGAAATCGGTGGTGGATCACCTATTCGTTACTGGTCTGAGTACCAATCAAAAAGAGTATGTGAAATTTTGGATAAAACCAGCCCAGAGACTGCTCCGCACAAACCTTATGTTGCATTTAGGTATGCTGACCCTTTAACTGAAGAAACTTTGGTcaaaatgaagaaggatGGTATAACTCGAGCAGTGGCATTCTCCCAGTATCCCCAATACTCctgttcaacaactggttCATCTATGAATGTGTTGTACAATGCAACTTTAGAGTTGGATCCCGAACGGTCAATTGAATGGTCATTTATTGATAGATGGCCAAAGTTGGACGGATTCCTTGAAGCATTTAAAGAAcatattgaacaaaagaTCAACGAGTTTCCAGAAGAGAATAGAAAGAACGTCGTCGTTATCTTCTCGGCTCATTCCCTCCCAATGCAAATTGTAAACAGGGGTGATTCTTATCCTGCCGAAGTAGCTGCCACTGTTTATGCGATTAtggagaaattgaagttcaagtatcCTTACAGATTGGTATGGCAGTCCAAGGTTGGGCCCAAACCATGGCTTGGTGCCCAAACTGCCAAAATTGTTGGGAAATTAGAAAGAGACGAAGCTATTGACGGAATCGTTCTTGTTCCTGTTGCGTTTACTTCGGACCATATTGAGACCTTACATGAACTTGATATTGAGTTAATGGATGACTTAGTTTATCCTGAAAAGGTGAAGAGAGCTGAATCCATGAATGGTAATGAAACTTTCATCACAGGGCTTGCTCAATTAGTCAAAGATCATTTGGCCTCGGGTGAGTATCACTCCAGACAGTTGGAACTCGACACCATTTTGGGAAGAGAGTTTTCAGCCAACTCCTTGCACCATCCACAAGAGATCTTTGGCCCCGCCAAAAACGAAAAGTAGACAACATTCATATGGTGTTTTTAAAATATGGTTCGTAATATTGTACATAGCTAATCGGaatcatcctcatcatcgGGATCAAAAAGGTCTAAGTTAAGTGTTGGAGCTGCGGCTGCGATTGTTGCGTCCAGCAGTTTATTGTGATTTGCACCTTTTGGTGCTGGTTTTTTGAAAGTATCTTCATTTCCAGCAGTCTCTATATCCTCCATCTCTTCCGTTGGAACATTATCATTACCTTTAATACCTAACTCTTTCTGTATGATTTCGTCTCCTTTTAATGAGCTCATTGCAAGCATTCCTCTTCTCAAAGAATCCTCTGCTGGCCAAATAAAATTGTTTGGATGTATTTGATATACCATTCCACTGGCCGAGGGGGGAACTTTTGTAAACTTAGACAACTTCATTCCGTACTTCAACACTTCATCGATGTCCATGTCAGCTAAAGAATCTTGAGGTTCAGTCTTGTTGGTGGGCAAAGAAGGTAACTTATTCAACTCAGATCTGAACTCTATCAACAGTTTCAATATACTTCTTGACCTATCGGCTAAGCCAACTttctcatcttcaagagcttgaatTGTTTCCCCTAACTGTTTGTGTTTTCCGAGCTGGTCAATTTGTTCTATTATTTGTTGGTTGATATCAACTAACGAAGAGATTGTGTCCTCAAGTCCATCAGCTTCAAATGAACTGGCCTTTCGTGAAAGATTGGCCAATTGTTCCTCAAAATCTCTAACAATCTGAACAATCTCAAGGTTATTgaatttctcttcaaactGTTGATCTTGAATTGATTTAGGAGGAACAGACCTGCTGGACGCTCGTATAGGATTTAATGATGAGACTTGATAAGCATTGGGTGTTGAGGGaaaagaattgaaattTCCCGGTGAGTTCAATTGATTTAGCCTTGCAGACGATCCAACTCGTGAAATTGGCACCGATAGGTTATTCTGCTCTTTTCTAGGAAGCATTCTGTCTGTGAGTATCAGATTTTTTTCTGATCGCGAATTGTATTCGTACATTATAATAGCTGCAAAGGCAAGctgtcttcatcttctatATAACTATGGTACATACTGGGAGCTGGTTCGGACATTTCGTGAACTTGAGGTTTCCATTGCTTTATTTCCTCGGGGCTCATTTTGTCAAACCGAGTCAATGGGCCTTTTCCTAGGTATCTGGGAATTTCACACCTCTGCAGCAAATTGGTGTTAAGCTTAGAACCTTGAACTTTTGGCTCACCCCAAGTGACCCTCATCTGGCAATCGTTTATAGTGAACAGGTTCATTAATAGTATGGCGGCTTCGGCATCTTCTCTGATTCTGTACCTAATCGAACAAGAATCAAAGTTTTTCAGTATAGTTAAAGaaatgatatcaccaaatgACAAAAAGTAGCACTCGACTTCAGACTCCGTAAATCTAGCTGAAAGCCCTGATACTTCAATACATGTGTTTTCTGGATCAGAATACTTGGACAACTTTGGTTGTGCTTGTGGCAATTGAATCACGTTCAAATCCACAGAATCGCTCAACAcatcttgatttcttgagTTGACTCCAGAGACAGTAGATCCCAACAGAATTGGTTTCCCATTCAATATGAAACCATTCATCTCTTTACAAACTATTTGCTGAGTGGCACTGGAATTGAACTTGGCGAACCCAAATCCTCGAGATACTCCGGTTGTTGTATCAACAATAATCTTCACTTGTCTTACAGAATTTGGATACCTCGAATTGAATGCATCAAACACTTGACCCTCTGTTGTGTCGAGCTCTAATCCACTGATCATAAGCGAGAAGTCATCCTGTGGTTTTCTATTAAACCGGTCGTTACTGGTGATGGTTGAAGAGCTACCGGATCCACTTCCTGTTGCATAGTTCAATTTGAGT encodes:
- the ale1 gene encoding Lysophospholipid acyltransferase (EggNog:ENOG503NUVY; BUSCO:EOG0926251E; COG:S); protein product: MKNIYIVSVSSFYVFFILELYSGLASLMGASLGTYFITRYLRTDSMPWVNFVFLMLYLSYHHIREQFFSVYDPHVVDITGALMVMVMKLSSFGWSVHDGRNSKDLLTSYTKSRIIKKHPNLLPYLGYAFFYASLLTGPAFDYADYDRFIHNTLFEDVPESRRPGKRKRRIPRSGRAALKKTLQGFFWAFLFTQAPKFVTLEYVFQPEFVQQHGFIYRIFYLWVLYVSYRLKYYTIWLIAEGACILCGIGYNGYDSQTDSFKWDRVQNIDPWAFETGQNVHTCLEAWNMNTNKWLKHFIYMRLAKKGKKPGFKSTLATFATSAFWHGTRPGYYMTFIMGAFLQTVGKIFRRNFRPIFVDKDGNKSKAKPLYDVTCYFVTQLAFSFVTQPFAILEFSKSWHCWSTVNYYVIIGTALTFLVFRGPWSHQVTKFLSKYHMSAPKPIHRDSQFNKTESEKVARALNSYISRDRDLVDSPTLGVPSLDYLESFEGKDIDEELKELVETWYKFKETKGDLGLKVAYNNFVAEIQRIVSDTRAQASEVIDSKKQQ
- the cnd1 gene encoding condensin complex non-SMC subunit Cnd1 (BUSCO:EOG0926079Q; EggNog:ENOG503NURB; COG:B,D), giving the protein MADFNLTAYFNSFDVEKLSDDRLPDSSNRLESLIENLANNPESLSYNNDLFEDAVELTHGLNGLQLNQRKQLSYLMASSFKSVSSNINLAIQSGDFVESLPNFKTLLEKYGYFLFVLFTILGKEDFSGISVSKAKSKNADQQAWQANQTQVQDLLDAAESCLSIDLSKVFVTTPEKSAFIELFNRPIFHLMETPERMKVAATTTLMFRCICMMVKSHNHGSTVQNSIIQSLTYFIHLPPYMGELLHKLDSEYDYGALTEDVLREVSQIEFNSNDSNGPKAVSEFLVSLSQLSPRLILKQMPSIAQLLDNSNQTLRCSVVESCGNIVVDIIKSTETSQSSTEQESAHRNENGTHQTESLIDLLQERLLDQNPYVRTKAIQALNKICSLPVKFTRRRQIIMALTVRSLEDRSTLVRRNAVKLMSKLVLNHPFASIHGTQLSLSKWQKRCDEANEALKQYLPLIPEPEKDNEDREEPDNNSKDDDMEIDNNEDSDSQDSDAREQLNTSMREQEGNLPNAEILVKTKLTAQYYEDAVDFITVVHKGTELVSNLLFSKNRNEVLESMDFLVLADAFGIDNASYGIKRMLHLVWMKGSSDEGKSIASHLIDCYKELFLTVPDNISSTQKGSLVAKNLIGITLTSTLADLASFEKLLCNMYFEKLISDEVISILWQIYGHKTDDLSEEHLESSHSQRRGAIIVLGMLALADYQVVLRGLDLLLNIGLNVEGYEDSELYKYSCIALQRIVPTLSKSKDTTFYKVEREEEIIEKLGNVLTTEYEDPSWYSVAEQAISSIFRISNSPDTVCTEIINRRSVSLFANGNPSTQVHSLAQLLFIVGHVAIKTIVYLEKLETFFKKKKQDKEVKGSKADNDDDNEENELEMIGGTTEDDFADAVIYIKEKEILYGETSLLARFAPIVKEICSNNKSYDSTILQRSASLCMVKLMCISSKFCEESLPLLITIMERSPDPIVRSNCVLGLGDMAVCFNNLVDENTDFLYRRLTDENIMVQRTCLMTVTFLILAGQVKVKGQLSSMAKCLENEDQGISDMCRLFFTELATKDNAIYNGFIDIFSGLSNDATLEKESMKRIVKFLVSFIEKEKHQKQLSEKLLVRLNKTQSADQWNDVAFVLSSIPYKNESITKALEDGFKLVEAGGRTSARPIMVIDNECGSIK
- the HEM15 gene encoding ferrochelatase hem15 (EggNog:ENOG503NUJ0; BUSCO:EOG09262BHE; COG:H): MLKRLVPTTTRFVRWNSTAIKPKTGVVFMNMGGPSTVKETHQFLFRLFSDADLIPLGPFQNIAAKFIARRRTPTIEKHYEEIGGGSPIRYWSEYQSKRVCEILDKTSPETAPHKPYVAFRYADPLTEETLVKMKKDGITRAVAFSQYPQYSCSTTGSSMNVLYNATLELDPERSIEWSFIDRWPKLDGFLEAFKEHIEQKINEFPEENRKNVVVIFSAHSLPMQIVNRGDSYPAEVAATVYAIMEKLKFKYPYRLVWQSKVGPKPWLGAQTAKIVGKLERDEAIDGIVLVPVAFTSDHIETLHELDIELMDDLVYPEKVKRAESMNGNETFITGLAQLVKDHLASGEYHSRQLELDTILGREFSANSLHHPQEIFGPAKNEK
- a CDS encoding uncharacterized protein (EggNog:ENOG503NXX8; COG:A), with the translated sequence MSESRFYSFKITAIRFAEVYKQLVLANPTCIKFDSSIEPLFYLKDVPLNGTYINGKLMGMNQVQVLSNNDEISIRSEVKFQFIVEPGFGCSINPSDDVDMFQPVPEKWLISPRLIGKGTFGSVYIATRKQELGPRPYAVKVVACHQWNQIDRIKREAKVLLDLDHPNVIKVHESVIAGNRFFIFENLVCGGDLFSYISNGKTFRALAETEVIIIVYQILKALQYLHYEAKIIHRDLKLDNILLSLPIPGARIMLCDFGTGGRGGYSSNPRGGTRGGFQGRRNDRPEKSNSLQLWMGDLDSSWNEETIISIWNSLGEAPLNVKLIRDREDPTGRGKPLYCFVSFANEASIASAFSKNGSSVPGTDKRLKLNYATGSGSGSSSTITSNDRFNRKPQDDFSLMISGLELDTTEGQVFDAFNSRYPNSVRQVKIIVDTTTGVSRGFGFAKFNSSATQQIVCKEMNGFILNGKPISLGSTVSGVNSRNQDVLSDSVDLNVIQLPQAQPKLSKYSDPENTCIEVSGLSARFTESEVECYFLSFGDIISLTISKNFDSCSIRYRIREDAEAAILLMNSFTINDCQMRVTWGEPKVQGSKLNTNLSQRCEIPRYLGKGPLTRFDKMSPEEIKQWKPQVHEMSEPAPTSSRSVPPKSIQDQQFEEKFNNLEIVQIVRDFEEQLANLSRKASSFEADGLEDTISSLVDINQQIIEQIDQLGKHKQLGETIQALEDEKVGLADRSRSILKSLIEFRSELNKLPSLPTNKTEPQDSLADMDIDEVLKYGMKLSKFTKVPPSASGMVYQIHPNNFIWPAEDSLRRGMLAMSSLKGDEIIQKELGIKGNDNVPTEEMEDIETAGNEDTFKKPAPKGANHNKSSDATIAAAAPTLNLDLFDPDDEDDSD